The Arthrobacter sp. D5-1 genomic interval CCGCTGGTTCCCACTCCCGGGCTCGCCGGAAAGAACACCCAGGCGATGGCTGGAACTCCCATCAGGTCTCAAGCCTTCCGACCGCTCCTCCGTGTCCATGCCTGTCCTCCTGGCGTACTCCCCCGCGCACCGCGCAGAACCCCAATATACCCTCAGGGGTATTGTAGTACGCAATGCGCGAAATCGGCGGCACCGCGAGGCGGAGGCCATCTCCGCAGGGTGCTGAACGGCCGCTTCCCGGTCTTGCGCAGGACATGCCCCCATCGGCTTGCGGGATCCTTCCGCCCCGACGGGAGGGCGTGCTGCGGAGCGCGGTCCGCAAGAGGTCAGCGTCACTCCCCGCCGCGGTCCTTGTAGGGCCCCTTGAGAGACGTGAAGGCTAAAAAACCACGACGTTTCCAGAGAGGGGCAGACCAGCCACGAATTGCTGACTATACCCCCAGGGGGTATATATTGGCCTGTGGAAGGCGCCGCCTGTGCGGTTGTGCCTGCCATCCGTTAGGGCGCGGGCAGGGCGTAAATCGACACCGCCTCCGCAACTGCCGGGTACCCGTCACGAGCATGATTTGTGGTGAATTGCACCCGGTGCGGCCACGGCGCCCCTGCACCATTCCAACCGACCAAGGAGCCAGTACTGTGCTTAATGAGCAAATTCTTCACCAGCCCGAAAGCCGGGTCATTGAGCTCGATATTGAAGGCATGACCTGTTCGTCCTGTGTCGGCCGGGTCGAGCGCAAGCTTGGAAAGATTGACGGTGTGGAAGCCCTCGTCAACCTGCCGCTGGAATCCGCCCAAGTGACAGTTCCCGCAAACGTTACAGACGAGCAGATCACCGCCACGGTGGCTGCCGTCGGGTACAAGGCGACGGTCCGGCGGGCGGCACATCCAGTGCGCACGATCGGGACAATGGCGGATCCGGCGCCGACGGGACTGGCAGGGTCAACCCCCGCGTCGCCGCCGGAAGGGCCGCCGTCGCACCCGGCCGGCAAGCTGCGTCCCCGACTGATTGTGGCGGCCGTCCTTACCGTCCCGGTTTTCATGGTTTCCATGGTCCCGGCGCTGCAGTTTTCCAACTGGGGCTGGGTGGTGGGTGCGCTGGCCCTGCCGGTGGTGAGCTGGGCGGCATGGCCTTTCCACCGGGCCGCCGCCATAAACGCCCGGCACCTCGGGTCCACCATGGACACGCTGGTGTCGATCGGGGTGACGGCAGCCTACCTGTTCTCCGCGTGGCAACTCTTTGCCGACCCCGCGATGACCGAACATTCGCAGGCGATGGAGGGCATGGAAACCGGAGGCCTGTACTTCGAGGTGGCATCCGTTGTCACCACATTTCTTCTGTTGGGCCGCTACCTGGAGGCCAACGCAAGGCGTAAGGCCGGCGGTGCGCTCAAGGCCCTGCTGAACCTCGGAGCGAAGGATGCCGCCGTGCTGCGGGACGGCTCGGAGGTCCTGATCCCGGCCGGCCAGCTCCGGGCCGGTGACGTTATCGTGGTCCGACCAGGTGAGAAGATCGCCACCGACGGCGTTGTCCTGGAAGGGACCTCTGCAGTGGACGCCTCACTTGTAACCGGGGAATCAGTGCCGGTTGAAGTAGGCCCGAACAGCCCGGTAACGGGCGCAACAATTAACACCTCGGGACGCCTCCTGGTCCGCGCCACCCGGGTCGGTGCTGACACGACCCTGGCCCAGATGGGACGGCTGGTCTCCCAGGCGCAAACCGCGAAGGCACCGATCGCCCGGCTCGCTGACCGCATCAGCGCGGTCTTCGTCCCCGTGGTTCTCGTCCTTGCAGCCCTCACCTTCGTCGGCTGGCTGCTCGCGGCAGGCCCTGCCATCAGCGACGCGGAACTGCGCGCCGCCTTCACCGCAGCAGTGGCGGTGCTGGTTATCGCCTGCCCCTGCGCACTGGGCCTGGCCACACCGGTCGGGCTGCTCACCGGCACGGGCCGCGGCGCCCAACTCGGCATCCTGATCAAGGGCCCGCAGGTCCTTGAGGACACCCGCACCGTGGACACCATCCTGCTAGACAAGACCGGGACGGTGACCACCGGCCACCTGGATGTCGACGGAACCCATGCGTTTGCCCCGTTCACCGAGGCAGAGGTCCTGCGCCTGGCGGGCGCGGCGGAGGCCGCCTCCGAGCATCCCGTCGCCCGGGCTATTGCCGCGGCAGCGCTGACCGCCGAACACCGAACCGGCGGCGCCGCGCGGCTGCCGGCCGTCACCGACTTTCACTCAGCACCAGGCGGCGGCGTCCGCGGCAGCGTCGACGGGCGCCACGTTACAGTAGGCCGAGCCAGTTGGCTGCAGGAAAACAGCGTCACCGTCTCGGCGCAGCAACAGGCGGCCCTGGCCGCGGCCGAGGCCGACGGAGCCACCGCAGTCTGGGTGGCCGTGAACGGGCAGCCAGCCGGCATCATCAGCCTGCGCGACACCCTCAAACCCGGCTCCGCCGCGGCCATCGCCCGTCTGCGCGAACTGGGGCTGCGGCCCATCCTGCTGACCGGAGACAACGCCGCGGTGGCCAACCAGGTCGCCGCCGCCGTCGGAATCCCCTCTGAAGACGTTTTCGCAGGTGTACTGCCCGAGGGCAAGGTCGAAGCTGTTCGGTCGCTGCAGGCCGGTGGCGCGACGGTGGCGATGGCCGGTGACGGCGTGAACGATGCCGCAGCGCTGGCCCAATCGGATTTGGGCATCGCCATGGGTTCCGGCACCGACGTCGCCATCGAAGCGGCGGACCTCACCGTGATGGGCAACGACCTGGGCCAGGTGGCCCAGGCGATCGAGCTGTCCCGCCGGACTCTGGCCACCATCAAGACCAACCTGTTCTGGGCCTTCTTTTACAACGTGGTCGGCATTCCGGTGGCCGCGCTGGGGTTGCTCAACCCAATGATCGCCGGCGCGGCGATGGCGGCCAGCTCCGTACTGGTAGTCGCCAACTCACTGCGGCTGCGGCGCTTCGGCAAGTAACCGGCCGGGAAGCCGGACCAAGCCAGGCCGGGCGGGCGGGCTGCCTCGACGGCGCCCACCCCCCGGCCTCAGGCGATTACGCCCTTTTCGTGGCCGTACTCCCCCGACGGAGTGGCCTTGTTCCCCATGGACGAGCGCGGCACCCATGCGTTGGCAGTAGCGTCGCAGAACGTCCACTACCGGGTATAAGTTCCCGGTACAGGGCGCCGCACTTATCCCCTAAATGTTTATACATTTGTGATTTTTCCGTGTAGATTGGCCCCGTGCCGCCCACCAGGTGCTGCACCCTTGGCCTGTTACCGAACCCTGCCGACCGCCAAGGCTCATAGACCAGAAACTCCGGCAGGGGCGGGGGAACCAAATTGCGGATTCGAAATTGAATCCTTGGGGTTAAGACGCCGGCATTTATGTCCGGTGGCCGGGTGACTCCCACCCGCATCCGACAGCTCACCTCGCAGGTATCGGGAGAGGTTAAAGCAATGTCAAAGAAAAACGCCCGCCACAGGGCCGCCACCAGCAGTACCCTGTCCACCATTTCACGCAGCGTCTCCAGCCACGGCGGGGCAGTGGGCCGCCAGGCCGCCCTCGTCGCCGTGGGGTCCGGGCTCGTGCTGAGCATGGCCGTCCCCGCCCACGCGGGAGCCACCGCCTCCGACCCGCAGGGGGGAACCGGTTCAGCCACCATTTCCTCCCCGGCAGGAATTCCAAGCCAGGCGGCTGCCCTGGGGGCAACCGTCCACACCGTGGTCGCCGGGGACACCTTAGGCCAGATAGCAGCGCTGCACGGCATCTCCCTGGATGCGATTCTGTCGCTGAACGGACTTCACATGGCTTCAATCATCTATCCGGGGGATGTCATAACACTCTCCGGGGCAGCGGGCAGCCCGGCCTCGGAACCGGCAGCTGTTCCGGCACCGAGCACGACCGCAGCATCCGCCGGTGCGCCGTACCAGCCTTCGACGCTAATGCCGGCGAGCGTCGATGGCGGACAGGGGGCACCGTCTTCGCTTAACGGAGCAATTCTGGCCGCGGCTCAAGCCCAGATGGGCGCCATCCAGGACTGCACGGTCCTGGGGGAAGTAGCCTTGCGATCGGCAGGGATCCAAGGGGTCGGCGATGAATCGCCCGAGTCTCTGATGGCCTACGCCACGCCGGTATCAACGCCGGAACCCGGCGACTTTATCTACTACGCCGACGGCGGAATGGGATTCTCGCATAACGCGGTCTACCTCGGTGACGGGCAGGCCATCCACAGTGGATGGAACGGCAACCAGACCGTCGTCTTCAGCGTGAACGTCGGCTCCGGCCCTTCCTACTACCGGGTGAACGCCTAGCTCCTGAAGTCCGCGGTGCGTGGCCCCACAGCCAGGCGCCGCGGACTTACAGCGCCTGATAACTGAGCTGAAATTTTCCCAGGCGCAGCAGGCGCGCCGTTCGGACCCGGCCTTTACACGCCGATGCCCGGACCCGTACCGTCAACAAGAAGAAATGTATAGACATTTAATAATTTTGTGGCCATTCTGAGGAGCCAGCATGCCATCGACTACTACCGGCACTTCTCGTAACCGACCCTGGACCATAGCGATTTCCGCCCTCGCGGTGGCAGTCCTGATCCTGCTGGTGGGGATCTTCGCGTATCAGGGAGGGGCATCCCAAGGGGCCAGCACCGGAGCGGCGGCCCAGGAATCCGCGGGTTCCGATAGCGCGCCGCTGGATATGTCCCGCAGGACAGCGGACGATCCGACGGCACTGGGCCCGGTTGATGCCCCGGTGGTGCTGGTCGAGTACGCAGACTACCGCTGCCCTTTCTGCGGGCTTTTCTCCCGCGATACCCTGCCGCCGTTGGTGGAAAAATACGTCAAGAGCGGTGACCTGCGCGTTGAATGGCGTGACCTGCCCGTTTTCGGCGAGCAGTCCACCATGGCTGCTGTCGCCGGCCGCGCAGCCGGGAACCAAGGCAAGTTCTGGGAGTTCAACAAGGCAGTTTTCGCCATCGCCCCCGAGCGGGGACATGCCGATCTTTCGCGGGAGCGTCTGGTGCAGATCGCACGAGAGGCCGGAGTGCCGGACGTGACGCAGTTCGAAGCGGACCTGAACTCCACGGAACTGCAGCAGGCCGTTGCCACAGATGCACAGGAAGCGGCATCCCTGGGTGCCACCGGAACACCTACGTTCCTGGTCAATGACACGCCCCTGGTCGGTGCGCAGCCCCTGGCAACCTTCGAAAAGGCCATACAAGCCGCGCTTAAAAAGGCAGAATCCCAGTAATGGTCATCGGATACGCAGGGGCCTTTCTGGGGGGTATCCTCACCCTGTTGAGCCCGTGCTCGGCGCTTTTACTGCCAGCCTTCTTCGCCTACGCATTTTCCACCAGAACCCGGCTTGTCGCGCGGACCGCCCTCTTCTATCTGGGCCTGCTTTCCACCCTGGTGCCGCTGGGGGTATTTGCCGGGACGCTCGGGTCTCTTGTGACACAGCACCGCGGGATCCTGGTCGCGTCAGGCGCCGGAGTTGTTATTGCCCTGGGCCTCGCCCAGGTCGCCGGGATCCGGATGCCGTCCATTCTCCGGAACAACGCCCGGGCAGGATCGTCCCGTCTTTCGGTCTTCGCACTCGGCGCTGTCTATGGCATCGCCGGGGTATGCACCGGGCCGATTCTGGGGTCCATCCTGACCGTGGCGGCAGTGGGCGGCAACGCCCTGTACGGGGGAATCCTCCTGGCGGTCTACGCGCTCGGGATGGCACTGCCCCTGTTTGCGCTGTCCCTGCTGTGGGACAGGCTCGGCATTTCGGGCCGCCGCTGGTTGCGGCCACCGCCGGTAACCATCGGCCGGTGGTCCAACTCCTGGGTCATGATCATCTCCGGCGCCCTCTCCATCGGCATCGGGGTCCTGCTGCTGGTCACAGACGGCACTGCCGGGCTCGGCGGAGTGCTCACCGTCACCGACCAGTTTCAGCTCGAATCCACCGTCAGCGGAGCAGCTTCCGGTGTTCCGAACACTGTCTTCGCGCTGCTGGCCGCGGCCATACTGGCAGTCGCTGCCGCCCTGTACTTCAAGAGCCAACGGAACGACCGTCCCGCCAGCAGCGACGCTGAGGCGACGTCAGAGGCAGCCATGAACAAGGAGAACCGATGAACCCCCGAGTGACTTTGACATCAGCTCTGACCCAATGGCCCGGCCGACGCTGGCAGGCCGCAGCCGTCGCCGCGGTGGCCACTTACGTGGTGGTGGCAGTACCCACCGACCTCATCGACACTCCCCTGTTCAGCCGCGAGGTCCCGCCCACCTGGTGGTCCTTCCCGGTCCTGGCTGTCACCGCCGTACTGACAGGACTGCTGCTGGCCACCTATGTTTCCCGCGATCCGGCCTCCGCTGACGAAAGCGACAACGAGCCGGGCCGCAAAGGCAAATTTGGGGCTGCAGGCGCCATCGTTTCCTTTTTTGCCGTGGGCTGCCCGGTCTGCAACAAGCTCGTGCTGCTGGCGCTGGGCACCTCCGGGGCCATGCAGTACTTCGAGCCGATCCAGCCGCTGCTGGCAGTCCTTTCCATTGCCCTGCTGCTGTGGGCGTTCGTCAAGAGGGCAACCTCCGAGGACCGCTGCCCGCTGCCGCGAAGCCAGGCGGCTGCGGCAGCAACGGTGGATCATGGGGGGAAGCAGCTCTCGCCCTAGTCCCGCCGGGGCGGGTTCGCTTTGCAGCCGAAGGCAGTCGCGATGGCCACGCGGTCGCCCAGGACATAGCTGCGCCGGAACTCGAGATTGCTGGCCCGGTGACAGCCGGTCCGCTCGATCAACAACAACGGGGCGCCCTCCGCACACCCGAGCAGAAGCGCCTGGGCGGGGCTGGCGAGGACCGCTGTGAGCTGCTCCGTGCCGCCGTCAAGGACCACGCCGCACCGCCGGTCGAGCTCCCCGTACAGGGACGCGTCACGGAAGTCGGCCTCAACCAGCTTCCCTGCGATGGCAGCAGGCAGCCAGACCTGGTCCAGGCCGATCGGTTCATCATCGGCAAGCCGGATCCGGGAGAGGTGGAAAAGTTCTGCATCCGCGGGAAGGGAAAGCTTTGCCGCCACCTCCGGGCTGGTCACCAGGTGCTGTTCCAGGACTACGCTGCCATGTCGCATGCCGGATTCGCGGATGGAGGCAAGGACGCTGTAGATCGGCCCGTAGGCCGTGCTTCTGCCAGCCACCACCGTCGGTTTCCGCCCGGGGTGCGCGGTGATGTGCCCGGCATCGCGCAGGGGCTTCAGCGCTGCCCGGATGGTGCCCCGGCTGACACCGTAGCGCTGGGCCAGTTCCAGTTCGCCGGGGAAGCCATCTACGAACTCTCCGGCCAGGACCTCCTGCAGGAGCTCGGCGCTGACGGTTTTCCACAGCGGGCTGCCACCTGCCCGCCCAGCGGCGCCTTCGGCGACGGATGCGACCGCTTGTCCCTGCTGATCCTTCACACCGCTCCCGACGGTTGGTTCCACAAAGCTGCTGGCATCTTGACGTTACTGCATGGGGGCTTCCCGGTACCCCGTCTTCACCCCAACGGGCCTGCCGTATCTGCGATTTTCATACCCCCGGAGGTACGCAGGGCACGGCCCGAGGACGATTCCCAGCGCATCTTCCGGCGCGCGTACAACTACGACGCCGCTCCGGGCGGGGGAGAAATCTCGGATTCAGGGCTGATCTTCGTGTCCTACCAGGCCGACGTCGAGAGGCAGTTCATCCCCATCCAGCGGCGGCTGGATGAGATGGACATGCTCAACCAGTGGACGACGCCGGTCGGGTCGGCTGTTTTTGCCATTCCCCCGGGGAGCCGCGAGGGCGGTTTCATTGGCGAGGGCCTGTTCGCCTGACCCGGCGGCGCGGGTCACGCACCATCCATCGAGTCTCATCGGAAGGATGCTGCGTGGCCGCGCGCCGAATCAGCGCGCGGCTACGTGCAGCACTGGGTCAGGGCGTGCTCATGGTTCGGGTTTCGCGAGCACATATCCGGTGCTGCTTTCGCGGGTGGGAAAGAGTGCTGAGCCATCGGCCAATACGGCCTCGGGAAGGACAAACTGCCCGGATTCAAGGACCGCACCGGATTCAAGATCCATCCTGGCCGACGTGCCGTCAAGCCGCGCATACACCGCTCCGTGCCCGGCGGCGAAAACCTCGGCATCCTTGGCGGCTTTGCTCCAGAGCAGCCCCGTACCAGGGCGCACGGCCTGGAGAACATGATCGCCGCTTGCCTGCCGGGCAGTGAACAGCACCGTTCCGGTTGCTCCATCAACCCTGGCGATGCCCGCCGGCGTCCCGGATGCCTGGGCCAGTTCTTTCCCGGTTTGGAGGTCGTAAACCACCGGGACGCTGGAGTCTCCGCCCGCCGTCCACTCAAGAACCACCACGCCGCCGCTCGAGGGGCCGTAGCTTCCCCGGAACACCACGTGCGCTTCCGGGTCCGCCGCGGGCGGCCGGCGAAGGTCGCTGGAGCTCCACAACAGCCGGCCGGAGCCGGCGTCGATGGCAGTCAGTGCCGGACCGTCGCCGAGCAGAACGGTGCCGTGATGCTCGTACAGCGCTGTTCCCGGCCGGGCGTTGAGGTCCACCACTGCCCCGGTATCGGCATCGAGCACTGTGCCTGGCGCTTTCTCAGCGGTGAGTCCCTTGGGGGTGTTGGCGAAGATCAGTCCGCCGGTGGAGGGACCTGGCACTTCTGTGGGACCCCAAAGTGTTTCACCGTCATCAACGGCGAATGCCGTTGCCACCGTGACGCTGACGGGACCCTTCCCGTCGGTACGAGCGTCCGAATCAAGGATGACAATGGAAGGTTCACCGTTCACAGAAGTCAGTACGGTCCCCACGCAGGAGGGGTTCGTGTCGATCCTCCATCGTGTGCCGGAGGAATTAAAGCCGTAGAAACTCAAGTTCTCCCTGCCGGCGGCAGGAAAGACGGAGCCGGTGAAGGCCGAGCCGCTCCCCTGGGGAGCGCTGTCCACGGACACAGTACTGACGGGGCGGAACCCGGGAAAGTAGCCATCCCCTCCGGCACTGGAAACCGCCCGGGTCAGCGGATCCCCCACCTCCACCTGCCGGGCGCCGGCGCCGGAACCGCCGCCGGAGCACGCGCTCAACAGCAGCAGCGCGGGGGCGGACAGGGCAATCACCATCACCCATGAGCAATGTTTATACATTTGATGGCAGGCTACCACGCCGGGCAGGCCCCCAGGCTGGCGGACGTCAGGGGCCGGCGCTACAGCCTGACGTAGGCCCAGCCATCCCATTGGCGCCAGGCCAGATGGGCGATGGCTGCGGGAACCGTGCCCACGCCCGGGGCGAGGTCTATGTCTTCCATGCCTGCCGAGCGCATGCTGTTGCCGCAGGCGAGGATGCCCACGTCCAGTTCTCCGGCGTTGGTGATGGCTTCAGTGGCGGGTGAACTTTTGGCGAGGAGCTTGACACCGGGCCCCTGGATTACCACTTCAATGCCAGGTCCCTGGCCGAGTGCGGCGCGGGCGTTGGCGGCACTGCGCAGGACACCGGCCAAGGCATCCTGCTCGAGCGGGCCGGCTGAGTGGATCAGCAAGCCGGGTCGGGCCTGCTCAGTCTCTGGAACCGTTGTTTCCATGGACATCTTTACTTCGCCGCTTCGCCCAAGTCGGTGAGGGCTTTCCGGAGGCGGGTCCCGGCGTCGTCGGCTACTTCTTTGACTGACGGGGAGGCGCTGAGCTGGACCATGGTCTGGGGGTCGATGGCTTCCACCGTGGTCAGCTCTGCATCCTTGTTCCGGCGCACCACGACATTGCACGGCAGCAGCGCACCGATTTCTGGTTCGGCGGCGAGGGCGCGGCTGGCAAGGGCGGGGTTGCAGGCGCCGAGGATGACGTAGTCGCCGACAGCGTCCGCGGCTTCGGCGCCAAGCTTGGCTTCGAAGGTGGAGCGGACGTTGATCTCGGTGAGGATTCCGAACCCCTGGGCTGCCAGGGCGTCCCGGGTGCGGTCCAGGGCTTCAGCCCACGGAAGGTCGACGGTGGCGGTGAGAGTGTATGTCATGGTTCTCCTCGAAGGCTCGAAAGTCGGACGGGTCAGGCGAGGGAGAGGAAAAGCTTTTCCAGGTCCTTCTTGTCCATGCTTGCATCCTTCTGGACGATGCACTGCTCCAGGCCGGTGGCGATGATGGCGAACCCGGCCCGGTCGAGCGCCTTGGACACGGCCGCGAGCTGGGTGACCACGTCCTTGCAGTCCCGGCCTTCTTCAAGCATGCGGGTGACAGCGGCCAGCTGACCCTGGGCGCGCTTGAGCCGGTTGATGACAGGGGTCAGTTCTGAGGCGTTCAGTTCCAAGGGTTTCTCCAAATATCGGGGGCTTACATCAATTCTATACCCCCTAGGGTGTTTTGACTACCCCCAGGGGTATCTGTAATACTCGGTGGGGTAGCCACCCTTCCCCCCCTTCCGAGAGGCCAACCATGACTTCCCCTTCCACGGCACCCGCTGTTACCGCCCTTGCTCCTGAGACCCTCCAGTCCTGGTTCAAAGAGCACCAGGACCTCGTGGTGATCGACGTGCGGTCCGCCGCTGAGTTCGAGTCCCTGCACATCCGCGGCTCTTACAACGTGCCGCTGCCGCTTTTGTCCGAGCACACCGATGAGCTCGCCACCCGGCTGGGTTCCCGCGTGGTCCTGGTCTGCCAGTCCGGCGTTCGCGCCGAGCAGGCCCGGCAGCGCCTTGCCAAGGCCGGGATCGACACCGCCTACGTCCTGACCGGCGGCGCGCCCGGTTTCGCCGCTGCCGGCGGTGACGTGGTCAAGGGCAAGGACCGCTGGGACCTGGAGCGGCAGGTCCGCCTCGTGGCCGGGTCCCTGGTGGTCCTGGGACTGGCCGGCGGCAAGTTCATCTCCCCGAAGATCCGGACGCTTGCCGGGGTCATCGGCACGGGCCTGACGTTCTCAGCGGCCACCAACACCTGCGCCATGGGCCAGGCCATCTCGGCCATGCCATGGAACAAGGCTGCCCAGGAGCCCACCCGCGAAAGCGCCATCCTGACCCTGCCTGGTGACGCCAGCAAGAGCCCGGAAGCCGCAGCCTAATGACCACCACCCTGATCCTCGTTCTGGCCCTGTCGGTGGTCATCGGACTCTCGCTCGGCGTCCTGGGCGGCGGCGGCTCCATCCTGACCGTCCCGATCCTGGTCTACGTGGCAGGGTTTGAGGCCAAGGAAGCCATCGCAGCCTCGCTCTTCGTCGTCGGCGTCACCTCCGCGGTCAGCGTGTTCAGCCACGCCCGCGGGGGCAGGGTGATGTGGCGGACCGGGCTGATCTTCGGCGCGGCCGGCATGGCCGGTGCGTTCGTCGGCGGACTGCTCGGCGGGCATATCCCGGGCCAGATCCTGCTGATCGCCTTCGCCGTCATGATGGTGGCCACGTCCGTGGCCATGCTCCGCGGGCGGAGGAAGAAGAACGACGACGGCGCGGCGCCGGTCAAGCACGAACTTCCCCTTGGCAGGGTGCTGCTGGACGGCGCCGTCGTCGGGCTCGTGACCGGACTGGTAGGCGCGGGCGGCGGATTCCTCGTGGTCCCGGCCCTGGCACTCCTGGGCGGCCTGCCGATGTCCGTGGCCGTGGGCACTTCCCTGGTGGTCATCGCCATGAAGTCCTTCGCAGGGCTCGCCGGATACCTCACCACCGTCCAGCTTGACTGGGGCATCACCCTCGGCGTGACCGCCGCAGCCATCGTCGGCACACTCGCCGGGTCCAAGCTCGCCGGCCGCATCCCGGAAGCGGCCCTGCGCAAGGCCTTCGGCTGGTTTGTCCTGGCCATGGGAACCTTTGTCCTCATCCAGCAGGCACCGGCCGACCTCCGATGGTTCATCGCCGCCGGAATCGCAGCCCTCACCGCGGCCACCGCCGGCATCTGCTGGTTCTTCATCAGCTCCTGCCCCCTGCGCAACCGCACCGGCCGGCGCAGCGACATGCCCTCACCAGTCTGAACAGCCACCAACCAAGGAGAACATCATGGGCCTCATCAGCTCTCTGAAAAAAGCCTTCAGCAAGCCCTACACAACGGTCTCAGTAGCTGAGGCCAAGGACCTTCTGTCTTCAGGTGCCGCGCTGATTGATGTCCGCTCAGCCCAGGAATGGCGCTCCGGACGGGCTCCCCAGGCCAAGCATGTGCCGCTGGACCGGCTGCAGACCAGCACCGCCGGAATCAACAAGAACAAGCCCGTGATCGCCGTCTGCGCCTCCGGGGTCCGCTCCGCATCAGCGGCACGGCTCCTCGCTTCCCAGGGGTACCAGGCCTACTCCCTGCGCGGCGGCATGGGCGCCTGGCGCGCAGCCGGCGAACCCGTCCGCTAACAACCATCACATCCGAAGGAGAACCCAATGGCTGAAATCACCGTCACCGAAGCCGACCAGCGGCGCACCAGCGCCCGTATCCTCGATGTCCGTGAGGACTTCGAGGTCGAGGAAGGCATGATCCCCGGCGCCCTGCACATCCCCATGGGCCAGCTGCAGGCACGCCTGTCCGAACTGGACCCCGCCGTGCCCGTCATCGCGGTCTGCCGCAGCGGCAACCGCAGCGCCAAGGTCGCTGATGCCCTCAACGGTGCCGGCTTCACCGCGGACACCATGGCCGGCGGCATGATCGCCTGGACCCGCGCCGGCCTTCCCACCACATAGCACCTCCGGTTCCGCCACCCTCCACCCAGCCAACTCCCGAAAGGAACATGAAAGACGATGGCAACCATTGACCTCACCGAACAGAGCTTCGCCGAGACCCTGGAGAGCAACGAGATCGTCTTCGTTGACTTCTGGGCAGCCTGGTGTGGCCCGTGCCGCATGTTCGCCCCCACCTACGGAGCGGCCGCGGAACGGCACCCGGACATTACCTTCGCCAAGGTGGACACCGAAGCCGAACAAGCCCTGGCTGCAGCGGCGAGCATCACCTCCATCCCCACCCTCATGGCCTTCAAGGACAAGACCCTGGTCTTCTCCCAGCCCGGAGCCCTCAACGCCACCGGCCTCGAAGAAGTCATCCAAGCCGTCAAGAACGTCGACATGAATGAGCTCCGCGCCCAGGCCGGACCCCAGAACGCCTGATGCGATGCCAGGCGACCATGCGTACCGCACTGTCACGGCACACGAACTCGCCACGGTGTGGCCGCGAGCCACGCTGGTGGACGTCCGGAGCCGGGAAGAGCATGCCACCGCATACGTCCCCGGGAGCCTGAACATTCCCTTGGGCGAATTAACCTCCCGGC includes:
- a CDS encoding LysM peptidoglycan-binding domain-containing protein codes for the protein MSKKNARHRAATSSTLSTISRSVSSHGGAVGRQAALVAVGSGLVLSMAVPAHAGATASDPQGGTGSATISSPAGIPSQAAALGATVHTVVAGDTLGQIAALHGISLDAILSLNGLHMASIIYPGDVITLSGAAGSPASEPAAVPAPSTTAASAGAPYQPSTLMPASVDGGQGAPSSLNGAILAAAQAQMGAIQDCTVLGEVALRSAGIQGVGDESPESLMAYATPVSTPEPGDFIYYADGGMGFSHNAVYLGDGQAIHSGWNGNQTVVFSVNVGSGPSYYRVNA
- a CDS encoding thioredoxin domain-containing protein, which produces MPSTTTGTSRNRPWTIAISALAVAVLILLVGIFAYQGGASQGASTGAAAQESAGSDSAPLDMSRRTADDPTALGPVDAPVVLVEYADYRCPFCGLFSRDTLPPLVEKYVKSGDLRVEWRDLPVFGEQSTMAAVAGRAAGNQGKFWEFNKAVFAIAPERGHADLSRERLVQIAREAGVPDVTQFEADLNSTELQQAVATDAQEAASLGATGTPTFLVNDTPLVGAQPLATFEKAIQAALKKAESQ
- a CDS encoding PQQ-binding-like beta-propeller repeat protein, which encodes MYKHCSWVMVIALSAPALLLLSACSGGGSGAGARQVEVGDPLTRAVSSAGGDGYFPGFRPVSTVSVDSAPQGSGSAFTGSVFPAAGRENLSFYGFNSSGTRWRIDTNPSCVGTVLTSVNGEPSIVILDSDARTDGKGPVSVTVATAFAVDDGETLWGPTEVPGPSTGGLIFANTPKGLTAEKAPGTVLDADTGAVVDLNARPGTALYEHHGTVLLGDGPALTAIDAGSGRLLWSSSDLRRPPAADPEAHVVFRGSYGPSSGGVVVLEWTAGGDSSVPVVYDLQTGKELAQASGTPAGIARVDGATGTVLFTARQASGDHVLQAVRPGTGLLWSKAAKDAEVFAAGHGAVYARLDGTSARMDLESGAVLESGQFVLPEAVLADGSALFPTRESSTGYVLAKPEP
- a CDS encoding GntR family transcriptional regulator, which codes for MKDQQGQAVASVAEGAAGRAGGSPLWKTVSAELLQEVLAGEFVDGFPGELELAQRYGVSRGTIRAALKPLRDAGHITAHPGRKPTVVAGRSTAYGPIYSVLASIRESGMRHGSVVLEQHLVTSPEVAAKLSLPADAELFHLSRIRLADDEPIGLDQVWLPAAIAGKLVEADFRDASLYGELDRRCGVVLDGGTEQLTAVLASPAQALLLGCAEGAPLLLIERTGCHRASNLEFRRSYVLGDRVAIATAFGCKANPPRRD
- a CDS encoding cytochrome c biogenesis CcdA family protein is translated as MVIGYAGAFLGGILTLLSPCSALLLPAFFAYAFSTRTRLVARTALFYLGLLSTLVPLGVFAGTLGSLVTQHRGILVASGAGVVIALGLAQVAGIRMPSILRNNARAGSSRLSVFALGAVYGIAGVCTGPILGSILTVAAVGGNALYGGILLAVYALGMALPLFALSLLWDRLGISGRRWLRPPPVTIGRWSNSWVMIISGALSIGIGVLLLVTDGTAGLGGVLTVTDQFQLESTVSGAASGVPNTVFALLAAAILAVAAALYFKSQRNDRPASSDAEATSEAAMNKENR
- a CDS encoding heavy metal translocating P-type ATPase; its protein translation is MLNEQILHQPESRVIELDIEGMTCSSCVGRVERKLGKIDGVEALVNLPLESAQVTVPANVTDEQITATVAAVGYKATVRRAAHPVRTIGTMADPAPTGLAGSTPASPPEGPPSHPAGKLRPRLIVAAVLTVPVFMVSMVPALQFSNWGWVVGALALPVVSWAAWPFHRAAAINARHLGSTMDTLVSIGVTAAYLFSAWQLFADPAMTEHSQAMEGMETGGLYFEVASVVTTFLLLGRYLEANARRKAGGALKALLNLGAKDAAVLRDGSEVLIPAGQLRAGDVIVVRPGEKIATDGVVLEGTSAVDASLVTGESVPVEVGPNSPVTGATINTSGRLLVRATRVGADTTLAQMGRLVSQAQTAKAPIARLADRISAVFVPVVLVLAALTFVGWLLAAGPAISDAELRAAFTAAVAVLVIACPCALGLATPVGLLTGTGRGAQLGILIKGPQVLEDTRTVDTILLDKTGTVTTGHLDVDGTHAFAPFTEAEVLRLAGAAEAASEHPVARAIAAAALTAEHRTGGAARLPAVTDFHSAPGGGVRGSVDGRHVTVGRASWLQENSVTVSAQQQAALAAAEADGATAVWVAVNGQPAGIISLRDTLKPGSAAAIARLRELGLRPILLTGDNAAVANQVAAAVGIPSEDVFAGVLPEGKVEAVRSLQAGGATVAMAGDGVNDAAALAQSDLGIAMGSGTDVAIEAADLTVMGNDLGQVAQAIELSRRTLATIKTNLFWAFFYNVVGIPVAALGLLNPMIAGAAMAASSVLVVANSLRLRRFGK
- a CDS encoding DsrE family protein — its product is METTVPETEQARPGLLIHSAGPLEQDALAGVLRSAANARAALGQGPGIEVVIQGPGVKLLAKSSPATEAITNAGELDVGILACGNSMRSAGMEDIDLAPGVGTVPAAIAHLAWRQWDGWAYVRL